The following is a genomic window from Ethanoligenens harbinense YUAN-3.
TTCGGGAAGAATGCAAAAAAGGCTGAGTTGATGAAAAAAACCGGAAAAATGCGAAAAACGGCGTAGATAAGCCAAAAAATCGTGAAAATGAGCCGTGAAAAAATAAAAAATTTGCAAATAGTGCGAAAACGGAAACGGGGCGTTTCGGCACGAGACTAAGAGGGCACATGGTGCTCTGCCGCTTTTAAAAAATGAGCTTTTAAAACCTTTTAAAAATTAAAAGAAAGCCTGTAAAACCGCTTTATCGCTGGTTTTACAGGCTTTTTACGATTGCGCCGGCGTGAGAAAAGAGACTGTGTAAAAATTGCATATTTTACAAAATTCACCCGGAACTCGCGGAACTGTTTTTTTATTGTCGCGGAACTGGTTCCGCGACACCTGCGGAAATCTAAATTGCTTATTGCAAAATAAACTATAGCAGCCCTTTCTGCCGGTAAATCTGAATGGCCGTTTCCAACAGATGTTCGGTACAATTGCAGTACTCCGCAATCTCCCAATATTCGCGGCAACCGTCTTTTAGAGCTTTCCGAATGGACGCAACCGGAAGCAATTCTTTCACCATCCAAATATTGGCCTGATGCTCCATTTTGCCACGATTATTGGCGCAATAGGGTGAATCATAATATGTACCCGTAAAGAAATGACCGAGTTCATGTGCCATCGATTCGGCGGCTTCCTGAGATGAGAAAATTCCAGAAGAACTCAGACAAATAGCAGGGTCCATGTCTTTTAAATCCGCAATCATGGACTGGATGTTCTCAAGAGATAATTCATAAACAGAAATTCCATTATCGGCTGCTTTTTGAAGAAAATATTCAAGGGGCGTCACCGCTCTCCCCTTCTTTCTTTTTCGCGTCTGGCCTCTGCGACTTCAAGAAGTTGATGAATTTCAAAACGTCCTTTTTTTCGCCCATGGTGAGGTCGCCGATTGCGTCCCGATCCAGCGAGGAAAGGGCGTATTTTATGCCTGTAATCTGGCTGTCAATTTCGGCCTCTTCAGGGTCACGCGCCGGAGGGGCTTTCGGGGTGTCTTCTCCCGAAAGAAGATAGTCCACTGACACCTTAAAGTAATCGGCGATTTTAAGTAGTTTATCTGCGGATGGCATAGCACTTCGTTTCTCCATATCGTAAATTAAACTCTTTGATATTTTGCAGTCTATAAGTAGCTTGTTTACGGAGATCCCCGTATTTTTAGCCAATAGTTTGATCCTTTTGGC
Proteins encoded in this region:
- a CDS encoding ImmA/IrrE family metallo-endopeptidase — encoded protein: MTPLEYFLQKAADNGISVYELSLENIQSMIADLKDMDPAICLSSSGIFSSQEAAESMAHELGHFFTGTYYDSPYCANNRGKMEHQANIWMVKELLPVASIRKALKDGCREYWEIAEYCNCTEHLLETAIQIYRQKGLL
- a CDS encoding helix-turn-helix domain-containing protein, with translation MSKASDCAKRIKLLAKNTGISVNKLLIDCKISKSLIYDMEKRSAMPSADKLLKIADYFKVSVDYLLSGEDTPKAPPARDPEEAEIDSQITGIKYALSSLDRDAIGDLTMGEKKDVLKFINFLKSQRPDAKKKEGESGDAP